The following proteins are co-located in the Pyxicephalus adspersus chromosome Z, UCB_Pads_2.0, whole genome shotgun sequence genome:
- the LOC140343654 gene encoding HLA class II histocompatibility antigen, DP beta 1 chain-like, whose translation MYKAAMVFPGTVMFSLVMMISISRISSDAPEHPAEQQNVTRLHNPLPVGSVSDQTVGIDDGDTPAASRTKENKKRPYWKKIFEDNLNLLNLSNIQSNISPQMKISTSTLDEMILLDCDVSGSYSQLVNVKWMKNDIEEVPIKKVTQVLSNSDGTYQITVTVEIIPKEGDNYTCHLDHRGLGKSLVETWTSESSFGKNNAIKQPTLNVIYFVTLMIGIFLVIIFVAFLTKRCKSKESSFDIDLQGKYFNLSIWHAWVFRDTFCVCCKHSQVHDCLYMSEQ comes from the exons ATGTATAAAGCAGCCATGGTTTTTCCAGGAACAGTTATGTTTTCCCTCGTCATGATGATCAGTATCTCTAGAATCAGCTCAG ACGCCCCTGAGCACCCCGCAGAGCAACAGAACGTTACAAGGCTTCATAACCCTCTGCCTGTAGGATCTGTGAGCGATCAGACAGTTGGCATTGATGATGGTGACACTCCCGCTGCTTCCAGGACGAAAGAGAACAAGAAAAGGCCATActggaaaaaaatctttgaagaCAACCTAAATCTACTGAATCTAAGTAATATCCAAAGTAACA TTTCCCCACAGATGAAGATCTCAACCTCCACTTTAGACGAGATGATCTTACTGGACTGTGATGTATCTGGGTCCTACTCTCAGTTGGTCAATGTAAAGTGGATGAAAAATGATATAGAAGAAGTTCCAATAAAGAAAGTTACACAAGTTCTCTCTAATTCAGATGGCACCTATCAGATCACCGTCACTGTAGAAATCATACCCAAGGAAGGAGACAACTACACCTGCCACTTGGATCATAGGGGCCTGGGGAAGTCGCTGGTTGAAACTTGGA CGAGTGAGTCCAGTTTTGGCAAAAACAATGCAA TAAAGCAACCTACACTCAATGTGATCTACTTCGTTACGTTAATGATTGGTATCTTCTTAGTTATCATCTTCGTTGCTTTTTTGACAAAGCGATGTAAAT CGAAGGAGTCCAGTTTTGATATTGATCTCCAAGGTAAGTACTTTAATTTGAGTATTTGGCATGCTTGGGTTTTCCGTGATACATTCTGTGTGTGCTGCAAACACAGTCAGGTCCATGATTGTCTCTACATGAGTGAGCAATAA